The genomic stretch GAAGGTAAAGGATTTCATTATGAACATTCCTACAAATTGTGACAATAAGAAGAGTAAGGAGTACATAAAGGTATATATGAGAGGTAGATGTATGGAGTTTTCTCCTGAGGTGATTAACAGGTTTATAGGAAGGTGTAAGGATGAGCAGGCTGAAGTAGAAGTAATTGATAACACTGTTTGTAAAGAAATCACTACCAAACAGGTGTCACAATGGCTAAGAAAGGGCAAGCTATCAGCTAGCAAGCTGAGTGTGAAGTATGTTGTGCTTCATAGGACAGGAACTACCAATTGGGTTCCTACAAATCATACCTCAACCATAGCTACAGGTTTGGGTAAATTCATTTACATTGTTGGAACAAAAACCAAGTTTGATTTTGGGTCTTATGTCTTTGAGAAAACCCTGAAGCATGTAGTACTTTTACTGTGAAAATGCCTATTTCTTTTCCCTCTCTAATTTATGGAATAATTCTGAATCAGCACCCTGGGATCTTGATCAATTCTGATGTAACAAGTAAGAGGGAATCTCCCATATCCTTGCGTTATAGGTTATTTGCAGGGATACATGTCCCAAAGATTGTCATGACATCTGGTAAAGAAACTGTTAGTTCAACCTCAAAGGATGAGAATATTGATGTATATGCTACTATTGATGAAGAAACATATGCCAGTTCTGATATCTGATATGTTTTGATTAATGCTTCGGTATTACTTTTGTGGGCTATGTCCTGCATATTTGAGCGATTTTAATGCTTATGGTATGTAACATAATATTTCGTATACTCTGCTACCTCtatttttcagtttttctctGCTACTTTTGTGGTTGTTTGTCAATTTTTTGGCTAAAAAAGGGGAGTGGTGGTGTGGTTATTTAGTATTTTGCTCTCTTTTACATATGCCTAGTTACGCCTTTTTCCCTTGAGGGGGAGTACTAATGAAGGGGAGTAGTTCTTGCCTCTATTATGGTGTTTAGGGGGAGCATGATGCTTTGATGATGTCATGACCGTGATATGCTTGAGGTAATAATTGATGTCTTGACATCCTAACTAGATATGGTTATGTGCTTGATGTCATACCTGATGTCTTGACATCCTATCTGGgaaaatttatttttctttgcaGAAAGTTTGTGTTGAGAGAATTTATTTCTCTCTGATGTGACATTCACTGTGAGGTTGGTTTTATCTTGTTTTGCCGTGAATGCCTCTGATGTATCTTGGAAAAGTTACAAGTTTCTTTATTGTGCATTTGTTTTGAAGAAGTTCTCTTGAGTTTTTTGGATTTATAAGATATGTTTTACAAaggttgttttagccaaaatttgtcAAAGAGGGAAATTATTAGGTTGTTTGTATTGTGATTGGCAGCATTTTGTTAAAACAAGTGAAATAGCAAGATGTTGGACAAGATGTCTTGACATGCTTGTACGACATCGTGGCATGTTATGGTTTTACATTCTTGGAAGATTTGTTTTCTAGCGTGAGATTAGTGAAGATTCTTTGATGATTTGATCCATGCATTTTGCGGTTCAAAGTGCTAATTTTAGAAGCTCAAAGATCGGTTCCAGCTGTGCAATATTTTCTAAGAATGATTGTCAAAATATTTAAGGAGACAttatatttgatttgatttgattatgTAGAAGATTGTGTAAAATGAATGTCAAAATATTTAAGGAGacatttgatttgatttgattatgCAGAAGATTATGCAGAACAGATGTCAAAACATTTAGGGAAACATCAAATTTGATTTGATCAGATTTGATTTAATTTGTTTTGATTCTGTAGAAGATTGTGCAGCTCTCTGATTTGTATATGTTGTTTATTTAGCCCGAAACCCATGTTATTCTGGAGCTATTTAAAAGACGATTCTAAACCTAAGAAAATGAAGAAGTTGTGTATGTGATAGTTTTTGTTAGGGTTTAGTTTGTTCATTGTTTTTTGTGAGTCATTATAGTATCACTTAGATGCTTGAACTAGACTGAGTTTTTGTgttgtaattgtgaatcactcatgagtttttaagcaagagtggattttgtTTTATTGGAAGTGTGTCTTCTATTTATTGTTAGAAGTTGTTATCATTGTTGTGTGGTTGAAGGGAAGTGAGAAGAGTCTCATATCTAAaagagtcttagatagaaattccaAGGCTAATGATTAGAtgagaagtttgtaaaatcaGATATTGTTTAGATCTTTAAACTAATACTATTATAATGAATTTCCTTTCTAGTTTAGATGCCCCCAGATATAGATGACATTGCACCTATCTCTATTATATTTTAGTGTTTTTACCATTTATTAATATATTCCTTTTTATCATTAAAAAAAGTCATTTTTTCAAAAAAGACGATCCAACTTTTCTTCTTACGTATTATTTATCTCTTTATATTTTTGCCATTatcaaaatataaaatattagaagttaaataaattgaaaaataGTGAAAGGTTTCCCTTAGCCATTGAGCGACCTAAACGGGCAAACATGATATATTAATTACCTTTGATACATTTTAAATGAATCAAATTCTAgcaattttttaaaaaaatctatAAGTGCAAAAAACATGTATCGaacaaaataaacaaaacataGGGCTTTTTTAATACATCGTCATTAATTAAAAGCTTAGGAGAAAAACCATGGCAGAAATTGTTAAATTTTCTTATTTAACAATCCAGATCATTTTCTTAGTTGTTGTGGTAACTAATATAAATGGTAAACCATTTTCGGATCCTTTTGAACTTTGTCTTATACAAAATCTTTCATCTTTACgttaatttttttattaattatatatATACATCACAGCATATACGTGGCCAACATGCAAGAAGGATTCTGAGTGTCCTCCCCTTTTCTGTCTACCTCCCCAATATGCAAAATGTCTTTTTTATAAATGTTACTGTCAGGATCCTATCATGCAATAAGATGTCGCAAATTTGAAGAAGCTTCTTTACAAACCTATCAATCTAACTGGTTTAACAAAACTCAAGAGATAGTTATTTTTTATTATAAGAGATAGAGTTTTAATATCATATAAAATAGTTGTAAAATGATCATTAGAGTTATTCTTAGTAATAGCTCTTTTTAATGCTTTTTATTGCTAATGACAAAGTTTTTACAaaaataattcatttttaaagaaaatttccaaaatatcattggtttcaaaaaaattctcaaactacctcacttttaggaggaggagtcgccaattgaattggagactcctcttaaaaattgaatggaggcgtcaattggattggctagggcaggtgccctagccaattggattggcgcccctgtgtaggacttaaaaggaggcgccaattcaattggagcctcagtgtaaaatgtaatttttttttggtaaatggtatacgtgatagataaatttgatatatgaccaattgatattaataaaaattgtcgtttacacaaagaaacctaatggtgatgaccaGGATCACCTAACtgacctccggtcccacatcctctagctaccctaacccacgttgatgattcggtaccggtgtttgagcatctgaggggccaggagcgtcacttCCAACTACAGGAGAAGGCCTGTTGAGGTActcagacaagtcggcatagtcttcagtatgcatcgatggtgtaccgccgtagctgagctcacgacccatgccagagaagttgggttgtggatgactcattgatgggcaaccgggacggttgaagggagacatgaGTGTGAACtatgcgtcgaggaaaggttggaaaggttgttggggtgtttggtagagatatggttgttggatgttttggttttgtgaggtttgggcttcttggctatggtaggaggaagaacggttggtgttgaatgatcgt from Lathyrus oleraceus cultivar Zhongwan6 chromosome 7, CAAS_Psat_ZW6_1.0, whole genome shotgun sequence encodes the following:
- the LOC127104835 gene encoding uncharacterized protein LOC127104835 — translated: MWRRANNILSSLYLVVHETPVDSKKDDYDDKSTSVEEEKNMSEEEEITSVKKNKSTKIVNIDDLDSDDEPIGKRLAPSIAKRLRNITGKDAALQASHLRLPRKVLLLDMIKIFGKKVPTNVPEVSINNISFHSVENVEKWKFVYQKRLALERELGKDSLECKAVVGLIKNAGLMKSVSGFGKCYEMKVKDFIMNIPTNCDNKKSKEYIKVYMRGRCMEFSPEVINRFIGRCKDEQAEVEVIDNTVCKEITTKQVSQWLRKGKLSASKLSVKYVVLHRTGTTNWVPTNHTSTIATGLGKFIYIVGTKTKFDFGSYVFEKTLKHHPGILINSDVTSKRESPISLRYRLFAGIHVPKIVMTSGKETVSSTSKDENIDVYATIDEETYASSDI